Proteins from one Mucilaginibacter jinjuensis genomic window:
- a CDS encoding RagB/SusD family nutrient uptake outer membrane protein, giving the protein MKKMKRYQTVILLLIGLAAFSCKKQLDVKSSSALEVPVTIADFQSLMDNNNVMTQIWPFAGIAAADEGFVSTANWQSSTLTPRNAYIWDRNVFNENPRNDWSLAYTVIFYTNVVLEGVQQYGQHTAEWNNIQGQASFFRGYAYYQLAQQFCKPYNAQSADTDPGLVLRNSSDLNVKPVRSTVAQTYARMIADLSAAVPLLPTTAVVKTRPCKSAAYAVLARIYLSMRDYPNAGLYADSSLKLNSQLLDYNTVKVGTSPSFTRFNAEVLLHTLSSPVGLELSPKFAVDTTLYRLYEAGDLRKVLFFQVQAGTTYYTFKGSYDGTVNLFNGPATDEMYLIRAESSARSGKLDAAMADLNTLRQNRFTKAAYLPLAATDAVQALSLVLTERRKELLLRGLRWSDLRRLNQEAALAITLKKVVNGQTYTLPPNDPRYTLPLPLAVISDTGMAQN; this is encoded by the coding sequence ATGAAAAAAATGAAAAGATATCAAACGGTAATCCTTTTATTAATTGGTCTTGCCGCTTTCTCCTGCAAAAAACAACTGGATGTCAAATCCTCTTCAGCGCTCGAAGTGCCCGTTACGATCGCTGATTTCCAGTCATTGATGGACAATAATAACGTCATGACCCAGATTTGGCCTTTTGCCGGAATTGCAGCCGCGGACGAGGGCTTTGTAAGTACCGCCAACTGGCAGTCTTCAACCCTGACCCCGCGCAACGCTTACATCTGGGACCGCAATGTTTTCAATGAAAATCCACGGAACGACTGGTCGCTGGCCTATACGGTCATCTTTTATACGAATGTCGTATTGGAGGGTGTGCAGCAATATGGGCAACATACGGCAGAGTGGAATAATATCCAGGGGCAGGCCTCTTTTTTCCGGGGATACGCTTATTACCAGCTGGCCCAACAGTTTTGCAAACCTTATAATGCGCAAAGCGCAGATACAGATCCGGGTCTGGTGCTGCGGAATTCTTCCGATTTGAACGTCAAACCAGTCCGGTCAACCGTAGCGCAAACCTATGCCCGGATGATCGCCGATCTGTCGGCTGCTGTTCCTTTGTTACCGACAACCGCAGTGGTTAAGACCCGGCCATGTAAATCAGCGGCTTACGCTGTGCTGGCCAGGATATACCTGTCTATGCGGGACTATCCGAATGCCGGACTTTATGCAGATTCTAGTTTAAAGTTGAATAGCCAGTTACTGGACTATAACACAGTCAAAGTGGGCACGAGCCCATCCTTTACACGCTTCAACGCGGAGGTCTTATTACATACGCTGAGCTCGCCTGTAGGGCTGGAGCTGTCACCTAAATTTGCCGTAGACACGACTTTGTACCGTCTTTATGAAGCAGGTGATCTCCGGAAGGTACTATTCTTCCAGGTACAGGCGGGTACGACCTATTATACTTTTAAGGGGAGTTACGACGGAACCGTAAATCTGTTTAACGGGCCAGCTACGGATGAGATGTATCTGATCCGCGCAGAATCGTCGGCACGGTCTGGTAAGCTGGATGCAGCCATGGCGGACCTGAATACCTTGCGGCAAAACAGGTTTACAAAAGCGGCTTACCTGCCGCTCGCTGCGACAGATGCGGTACAAGCACTCTCTTTAGTTTTAACAGAACGGCGAAAGGAACTCTTACTACGGGGATTGCGGTGGAGTGATTTGCGTCGGTTAAACCAGGAGGCGGCACTGGCAATAACGTTGAAAAAGGTAGTCAACGGGCAGACGTATACACTGCCGCCAAATGATCCGCGGTATACCTTGCCCTTGCCGCTGGCGGTCATCAGTGATACCGGCATGGCCCAAAACTAA
- a CDS encoding MauE/DoxX family redox-associated membrane protein has translation MKTFIKLVVPAALIALFTYAAISKLSDINAFRTQLYRQPFAHLLAGILVYGLPATELLAVSLMLFSRTRLAGLLLSAGMLIVFSVYIALGLLHFWRKIPCSCGGILNHMSWQTHLIFNLAFLLASLAAIAVFHAERSATCPNR, from the coding sequence ATGAAGACATTTATCAAGTTAGTTGTACCCGCCGCACTGATCGCGTTGTTCACCTATGCAGCAATCAGCAAGCTCAGCGACATTAATGCTTTCCGTACCCAGCTCTACAGGCAACCCTTTGCACATTTACTGGCTGGCATTTTAGTTTATGGGCTGCCAGCGACCGAGTTACTGGCCGTATCCCTGATGCTTTTTAGCCGCACGCGGCTGGCGGGCTTGCTTCTTTCTGCCGGGATGCTGATCGTATTTTCCGTATATATTGCACTTGGCCTGCTCCATTTCTGGCGTAAAATCCCTTGTTCCTGCGGCGGCATCCTGAACCACATGTCCTGGCAAACCCATTTGATCTTCAACCTGGCATTCCTGCTGGCCAGCCTTGCCGCTATCGCGGTCTTCCACGCAGAGCGTAGCGCAACCTGTCCAAACAGATAA